Genomic window (Marinobacter fonticola):
GGTCATTTTATTGGGAGGCGGACTGGTTTGGGGGCTGGCGTTTGCGCCGCAGGATTACCTGCAGGGCAACAGTTATCGGATCATTTTCATTCACGTACCGTCTGCCTTCCTTGCACAATCCGTATACGTAATGATGGCGGCGGCGGGGGTGATTACACTGGTTTGGCGCATGAAGTTGGCGGATGTCTTCGTCAAGGCGGTGGCGCCTGTCGGCGCGGTGCTGACCTTCCTGGCGCTGTTTACCGGCGCGGTTTGGGGTAAGCCGACGTGGGGCACCTGGTGGATTTGGGATGCCCGGCTGACATCCATGCTGATCCTGCTGTTTCTCTATTTCGGCGTGATTGCCCTGGGTAACGCCATCGCCGATGAAAAATCGGCTGCTCGCGCAGTTGCCGTACTGACCCTGGTGGGGGTGGTTAACATTCCCATCATTAAGTATTCCGTGGAGTGGTGGAACACGCTCCACCAGCCAGCCACGTTCAAGCTGACTGAAAAGCCCAGCATGCCCATGGAAATGTGGGTGCCGCTGTTACTCTCGGTGCTGGGGCTGTATCTACTCTTCGGCTGGCTGGCGTTGTTGCGCATGCAGACCGAAATTCTGCACCGGGAGCGCCGGGCGCGCTGGGTGCAGGAGAGGGTCAGCGCATAAGGTTTCGTTGAACCGCTTTGTAGAACGTACAACACGGTTATCGTCCGGATAAAAACCTTTGGTGCGGGCCTGGATACACGCCAGTATCCGGCCTGCTTAGAAGACGCACTTACTGATGAGGCATTAATGGCTTTCGATTCACTGCAGTCTTTCTGGGTCATGGATGGTCACGGTCCTTACGTGTGGACCTGTTATGCCGTATTTCTGGCCGCCATGATCGGG
Coding sequences:
- a CDS encoding heme ABC transporter permease — protein: MWQFFHKLGSPKWFYGIAARLMPWLLGFGVILLGGGLVWGLAFAPQDYLQGNSYRIIFIHVPSAFLAQSVYVMMAAAGVITLVWRMKLADVFVKAVAPVGAVLTFLALFTGAVWGKPTWGTWWIWDARLTSMLILLFLYFGVIALGNAIADEKSAARAVAVLTLVGVVNIPIIKYSVEWWNTLHQPATFKLTEKPSMPMEMWVPLLLSVLGLYLLFGWLALLRMQTEILHRERRARWVQERVSA